From a single Cydia amplana chromosome 22, ilCydAmpl1.1, whole genome shotgun sequence genomic region:
- the LOC134658481 gene encoding uncharacterized protein LOC134658481: protein MDTDLQSDLVLRLQGGGDGENSSPAEAGASTGHPKDGFRPLLDAQGRWVFHVDDVPPGTAEDSTRSPPKPARGLSERRQPVVRIERMPERVPSLGREEFFSPMRIDTGDLPGDGVFFSPVPTDGETAESDVSLTAQMAAGRKRQRSSGSDTGASPSGEASDLAERGKSASGPSKRGTGRQPSTARHAGLTKEKAKRRELELQTEEDLMAASKMVTLRRLARHPDSFGTTSGSDDEENRTVLALNQQVRDSLGLIKDVATKSKNLKGTYQRILKEAVAAIREAVGEMRGRTVSDETRRLAAENARLKAEMAELRKEMGDLRNSLGQRLEGTRQETTTSPAREQGDLERNIVAKVTEMMGTRLSALEEKLLPQQPTHVSSAPTPSKAGSSPPGHTPAPTNPAGAKRAAKKNKKKEGPKKRPTGVPGPASQVRQPRLQTTVPASEEEWTTVVKRGKKNKKKSPVGAATTAKPQQPAAPRKAQEGKGRNKTKALLRTPRSAAVVLTLETGAEERGVTYGTLITEAKSKISLDGLGITGLRFRRAVTGAAILEIPGPDTTSGNQADSLAAKLRETLNVADVRISRPVKCAEMRISGLDDSVTEEELAAAVAKVGGCALEAVKVGRISRTPTGLGTAWARCPVAAAKKVAEGRLLVGWASANVKLLESRPLRCFRCLVPGHVRKGCTSEIDRSDQCYRCGQSGHRARDCTAAPHCTLCTAAGKPADHSAGSSTCAMGAKAPKRMSRKATSKPGTPGVAAPLAAQEGPISNAPNDEVN from the coding sequence ATGGACACCGATTTGCAGAGTGATTTGGTATTGAGGCTGCAAGGAGGGGGTGATGGGGAGAATAGCAGTCCGGCGGAGGCAGGAGCCTCCACTGGCCACCCCAAAGATGGATTCCGGCCACTTCTGGACGCCCAGGGGCGCTGGGTGTTCCATGTTGATGACGTGCCTCCGGGGACAGCGGAGGATTCTACACGCTCCCCACCCAAACCCGCTAGGGGGCTTAGTGAGAGACGGCAACCCGTAGTGCGAATAGAACGCATGCCAGAAAGGGTCCCCTCTCTTGGCAGGGAGGAGTTCTTCTCCCCCATGAGAATAGACACGGGTGACCTCCCTGGGGACGGAGTATTTTTCTCTCCGGTGCCAACCGACGGGGAAACCGCCGAATCCGACGTTTCGCTAACTGCCCAAATGGCCGCAGGACGGAAGAGGCAGCGAAGCAGTGGTAGCGACACGGGAGCATCGCCGAGCGGCGAGGCTTCCGATCTTGCGGAGCGAGGAAAGTCTGCCTCGGGGCCCTCCAAGCGAGGAACAGGCCGCCAACCATCCACGGCGCGCCACGCCGGGCTAACCAAGGAAAAGGCTAAGCGCCGGGAGCTCGAGCTGCAAACTGAAGAGGACCTGATGGCCGCGTCCAAAATGGTGACGCTAAGACGGCTTGCCCGCCATCCGGATTCGTTTGGGACGACAAGTGGGTCAGACGACGAAGAAAACCGCACTGTCCTGGCCCTAAACCAGCAGGTGCGTGATAGTCTGGGGCTTATCAAGGACGTGGCCACCAAGTCCAAAAACCTAAAGGGCACGTACCAACGAATCCTGAAGGAGGCTGTGGCTGCGATCAGGGAAGCTGTCGGTGAGATGAGGGGCCGGACTGTCTCcgatgagacgaggaggctcgcCGCCGAAAACGCTCGCCTTAAGGCGGAAATGGCCGAGCTCCGTAAGGAGATGGGCGACTTGCGCAATAGCCTTGGGCAGCGCCTCGAAGGGACGCGCCAAGAGACGACGACATCACCTGCTCGGGAGCAAGGTGACTTAGAGCGCAATATCGTGGCCAAGGTGACTGAAATGATGGGTACAAGGTTGAGCGCCCTGGAGGAGAAACTGCTCCCACAGCAACCTACTCATGTGTCGTCTGCTCCCACACCTTCCAAAGCAGGAAGCTCTCCCCCCGGTCACACTCCAGCTCCTACCAACCCAGCGGGTGCGAAGCGGGCTGcgaaaaagaataaaaagaagGAGGGGCCCAAAAAGCGTCCTACGGGTGTTCCTGGCCCCGCTTCCCAAGTCCGGCAGCCTCGGCTGCAGACAACAGTGCCTGCCTCGGAAGAGGAATGGACGACTGTGGTCAAGCGGGGTAAgaagaacaaaaagaagtctccCGTTGGAGCAGCGACGACTGCGAAGCCGCAACAGCCGGCGGCACCGCGGAAAGCGCAAGAAGGGAAGGGTCGCAATAAGACCAAGGCGCTACTGCGCACCCCGCGGTCAGCCGCCGTAGTCCTCACCCTGGAGACGGGAGCAGAAGAGAGGGGCGTTACCTACGGAACGTTGATCACGGAGGCCAAGTCCAAAATTTCCCTGGATGGGCTCGGTATCACCGGTCTAAGGTTCCGTAGGGCAGTGACAGGGGCGGCAATCCTGGAGATCCCAGGCCCAGACACCACCAGCGGCAACCAAGCAGACTCTCTTGCTGCCAAGCTGAGGGAGACGCTTAATGTGGCCGACGTCCGCATCTCTAGGCCGGTAAAATGCGCGGAGATGCGCATTTCCGGCCTGGATGACTCGGTTACAGAGGAAGAGCTCGCCGCTGCCGTGGCGAAAGTTGGAGGGTGTGCCCTAGAGGCAGTGAAAGTTGGCCGGATCTCCCGCACGCCAACAGGCCTGGGCACAGCGTGGGCTCGCTGCCCCGTAGCAGCCGCCAAGAAAGTGGCTGAGGGGCGACTCCTCGTCGGATGGGCTTCGGCAAACGTGAAGCTGCTGGAGTCCCGACCCCTGAGGTGCTTCCGCTGCCTGGTGCCTGGCCATGTTAGGAAGGGGTGCACCTCAGAAATCGACCGCAGTGACCAGTGCTACCGATGCGGTCAATCCGGTCACCGGGCCAGGGACTGCACCGCCGCGCCCCACTGCACTCTGTGCACTGCAGCGGGCAAACCTGCTGACCACAGTGCCGGCAGCAGTACCTGCGCGATGGGGGCTAAAGCCCCAAAACGCATGTCCCGGAAGGCGACCAGCAAACCAGGTACTCCTGGAGTGGCGGCGCCTCTGGCCGCACAAGAGGGCCCGATTAGCAATGCGCCAAATGACGAGGTCAACTAA